Within the Rosa rugosa chromosome 2, drRosRugo1.1, whole genome shotgun sequence genome, the region GGGTAAGTCATTTCTACCGTCTTCAATGTCTTTGCCTTAATCATGTCCCCAACTCTTTGAGTTAATTGATCCACCAATTCCTTAATCTGTAGATAGTCTGCAGCCGTTATGAGCTTGAACAGAACATGTTGGTCAACACTAACGAACTCAGCGTCCCACTCTTTGATGAGTTGATCTTTGGTGTCTTCACTCTCTGCATGCTTGTTGCACCACTCCACCACCTTGCCTAAGATTTCCGCCTTCACGTTTGGCACTGTAATCTCGGTGGACGATGAGCTCTTGATGGTTTCAGAGAGTAGTGCTGCAGCTTCTTCAACCTCGAATGTTTCATTGTCAGAACTTTTCAGTTTGAAAACTCTCGACATTATGTAGTTGAATTCTGGGAAGTATGTAAGATCTAAGAAGAAAAGGGTCTAAGCCAGAGAAAAGAGAGATTGGAATGCtgataattgaaaagaaatcgAGGGGTTATGAGAAGGTAGAGGTTGATCCAgtaatatatatagagatatataagACGAGTCTAATCCAAACAGAAAAAGTAATTGTATTCGGATATAACAAGATCTCTGATTTCGCTTCCCTGCTCAAATAAGGAAAGTGTATAGAGGATTTCTTTTGTAATTATTTTATGTAGGGTATTGACATGGTTTGATAACGTTTGGATATGTCGTAATGTGCTGAAACATGCCAAATCTTGTCAGCACTATCTTTTATTGAAACTCTCCTATGGCATATTCTCACTATTAGTAAAACGTAATTTTCAGTAGCTTCTCAAGTGACAAGTCTCAAAAATTTAGactcaattttttatttaaatatatatatatttttttatgatttttcaaTTTTCTAACTTTAGAAAATCATAAAAAAGAAATTATGTTGAGATTTTTGTGTTCCGTCCGATCTagaatttttaaaaaaattatgattTAGCAATGTGAAAATTTTCGTGAGAAAATATGAATATagatttttatttcaaaaaaaaaagaatatagaTTTTAGCCTGAAAACTGTGTTATAAGTCCACAG harbors:
- the LOC133731314 gene encoding SKP1-like protein 1A, with translation MSRVFKLKSSDNETFEVEEAAALLSETIKSSSSTEITVPNVKAEILGKVVEWCNKHAESEDTKDQLIKEWDAEFVSVDQHVLFKLITAADYLQIKELVDQLTQRVGDMIKAKTLKTVEMTYPTFNVEREVQEELKSLGF